The Calonectris borealis chromosome 6, bCalBor7.hap1.2, whole genome shotgun sequence genome contains the following window.
ttctttctcccccccttctttctttctcccccccttctttctttctcccccccttctttctttctccccccttctttctttctccccccttctttctttctcccccccttctttctttctcccccccttctttctttctcccccccttctttctttctcccccccttctttctttctcccccccttctttctttctccccccctttctttctttctccccccccttctttcttccccccccttctttcttccccccccttctttcttccccccccttctttcttccccccccttctttcttccccccccttctttcttccccccccttctttcttccccccccttctttcttccccccccttctttcttcccccccccttctttcttccccccccttctttctttccccccccttctttctttccccccccttctttctttcccccccttctttctttccccccccttctttcttcccccccccttctttctttcccccccgccttctttctttccccccctttctgTAGTATTGTATAGCTAAAGTATATTTCACAGTGATCTTCTTCTGTCATAGGTTAACCAGCTGCAGCATGAACTGTCAAAGAAGGATGACCTGCTTCGTATTGTTTCGATTGCTTCCGAGGAGAGTGAAACAGATTCCAGCTGTTCCACACCACTTCGTTTCAATGAATCTTTCAATGTATCACACGATCTATTGCAGCTGGATGTCTTGCAAGATAAACTCAgagagctggaagaggagaaCCTTGCTCTCCGATCCAAGGTATATCCAACTTACAGCGTATACTATGTATGCTGGAGATGAAATGAATCAGGATggttaaaaaaatccagcttctgGTTTCTCTTGAAGCACATGATTATTTTGTATTGCTGTATACAAATCATACCCAAACactttccctccaccccccatATCCTTCTGTTTCCTTCACTACTCCTCTTGTCTCCAGAGTCGTCTAGTAGTCCTTCCTCAATGCCTTTATGGTATGCGAAAGAATATGGGAACATATGTAAGCACCCAGCAAAAGTACTTGAACCCATCAGGCCCTCAAGCTTGTGCGACCTGTTTTGATATAAATCTGACTGCAATTAGTAGTAGTATTTTGGGAATTCCATTACATTTTTGTCAGCCTATATTCAGTGTTAAGGGCTAATAAGCTTCTACTCAAATTCTTTTAAAGACGCACTTAGTTTTGACTATGTTATTAGTCTCTGTATTTTAATTGGTCTCTCTTGTGTATAAAACATGAATACAGGCACTGTGCCTTTACAAGGATAGAGACTAAATGGCCAGACAAAATAATGGCTATAAAAGTCATGGAACCAACAGCAAAGGTTACAAGAATCGGAATCTACAGATGCAGTGTCTCTTCTTCGGAGGTGGACAGTGGAACTTATAAAATAGGAGATTGGTTAAAAGTgggttcttttggtttttttttaagaaaagagggGTGTTGTTTGTaagaaaggtggttttttttaattttttgtgtgtgtgttttttgattttgttttgcttttttatgtgAGCCTTTCCCAATATATGCTTGTTAGAGTAGTACAACAGAGACTAGATTCCTTTAATATGAACAAAATATACTCTTCCCTGTGCTTTGTCTCCAAAATACTCAGCCTGAGATGCACATTCTTCTTAAAACTCCCGAAGACCAAATGGACAGTTTAGTAGtgctgtagaagaaaaaagaggagatgaTCAGACTGCTTTTATTATGCTTCTAACCCTGTATATGATTACAGAACTTTACAGACCAGGGATTAATTTCGCGTACCTTAGTGTGAAAAAAATGAGTTGAAAAGAGACTGCTATCATTCTGTGGTAGAACATAACCTTCACTGACTTGAAATAGCCTCAACCACATTGAGCctatatttgcttttatttttatgtgacaGCATTATGTAAAGAAGCATGTTTGCCTGCACTTGTGTAGCTGTACTTCTACTTGCTTGGATAATCTTTAAACCCATTTACTAAGTTTTATGGTGAGTCACTGGCAAACAGTCCTGAATATCGAAGACTTATCTGTGCCGAGTTTAATATTATCGTCCTCACAATCGAAACAGAAGTAGGAATCTAGTATGCTCGATGTTGTTTAGACCTGTTGTGGTACTTGGTCTCTGGCCCAGAAAATTTACAGTCTAAATAGACTAGCTGGGGGATATGGAGACAAGCTGTTCTACTGAGAGCTTTTCAGTGCCATAAAAGATTTGGCTAAAATCATTCAGTTTTCAAGATTTCTTTGCCTTAAGAAGTTTTGAAGCAAATTCAATTTCTTACTTCCGATTACTGTGTTGGTTTACTTCCCCTACCAAATTACATATTTTTGCAACAATTTTTTATTGGAGGTGAGAAATCAGGTTTTGTTCAAGCGTCTGTGTGTCTTTCACTCAAAAGACCTATACAATTCAGGGAAACAGGTTATGGTGGAAAAAATTGTTAGGAAGTATGGCCAGATGCATAGGAATTACTAAGATAGATAGAGGGGAGACTCTTCGGTTGCAAgaatttcagaagtaaaaatTTATAACGTTAATGTATGTATAGGTAAACTGAAATTGGAATACCAATAATTTTCTTGAAGGCTTGCCATCTGAAGACAGAAACCATTACCTATGAAGAGAAGGAACAGCAGCTGGTCAACGACTGTGTCAAAGAGCTTCGTGAGTATCCAGGCCGTATCTCACAATGGCAAAATGGTATTTGAAATACTTAGTGCCTACACTGTCTTAGTTATCCCTGAATCAAAAAATGAGCTTCAGTAATTTATGCCAATTATTCAAGACTTGCTCTTTACCCAAGTGCAATATTGTTTCTGTATTTCATCAGGTTTCACGCTGGCATTCAATTTCAGGTATGTGTACTGTgtttagagagagaaaatgaacacaaaatcTAATGTAAACACATAAACCTCCTAAGCTGAAGCTTACAGGCACTGGAAAACCAACAAGATACACATCTTGTATAGAGTATTCAGCACACTTGACACTGAAATGCATCATTGCGTAGGCTCTTAAATGCTTATTCTAAATTACTACATATCTATGAACatattagtttatttttaaaatatatattatgaattaaagcatttaaattgTCCAGTGTTTTAATTTGTCTAGGACAGTTGTCCATATTTGCTTTGGGGACTACTTATTTGCAAAGAATGGCAGCTACTCTTATACAAATGCATGTTAAGTATTCTGAAACAATGAGGaacaatccttttttttgtgATTGTGCAACCTGGTGGTACAATTCTTTATCTGTAGTCATTTGATGTGTGCTACTTCCTTTGTGCATAATAACCTTAAGcttatattttaagattttttttttctgtacaaccACCATAAAGAAGACTGGGTTGCTGCTTGATTTTACTTGTTCCAGATGACATAAAATACTATGAATTGATACTTAGTTAGTTATTAATTTAGTCCGTTCCCTCTGAGAAAATATATATCCTTTGCAAATAGAAGTTATTTCATATAAGCTTTCCTATTTTCCGTCAATGAGAATGTCTGTGAGTTCTGTTTTGTGCAATTCTATAGAACATACAGGCATACTAGGTAATTTAGACTCTCAGAAAGAATCTTCTCCCAAAGGATGTCTAGTCTACAGCTTTAAGATTTGTATCTTCTGGAAAAAGGTGTCTGACTGTGAGCTTAAATGTCCACAGGCCCATGGGCAGGACCTTGTTCTGCAGTAAATCAGTGAGGTACAATAATCACTAAATTTGTAGTGTGACCTTTATGCAAGATTGATCAGACTTAATTATGACTTTGCCATGCTTTCAGGGCAAGTATACAAGCAAGACTaactgcataaaaatattttggctttttgaGTTGCTTTGTTATCTCACTTGAACTGCttgctcagggaaaaaaagaaactggaaattgTATGCAGTGGGTCTCTGGAGAATAGATAGTGACCGGAAACAAGAGCTAAATAGGTGTATGTTTCGCTTGACAAGGTCTGACAAAATGCCTTTGCTTACAGAGAATGGTAGTTAATAACAAGATCAATTCAGAGCCTGACTTCTTCAGCATATTCCAAGTCTGGCCTTGGTCATGAGCCTGTATGACCAATGTCATTTGACATTGTTTACAGCAGCTTACCTTGGATTTTATTATGGTCATTTCACGTACCTGTGAGATATGTATTTCAGGTTCTGCATACTTAGCTCTTAATATTGAATTTGCATTTGAAGTTaactctctttctcctcctccccacggTCTCTCTTTATCTTTTCCTTACGGGTGTTCTAAGGCACCCACTCTTATGTACTATGAATTGATTTCCCAAGAGTATTGGTCATTTTGCAGGTTGTGGTTGACTTTCACTGatcttttttgggttttgggtttcatttggtttgtttttttgtcatGTGTTGGGAAAAGACGTCTACCTGAGTTCCTTTTATGTTTTGTAGGGCAAACAAATGCTCAAATTTCCAGAATAACAGAGGAGTTGTCAGAGAAGAGTGAGGAGTTGGTTCGCTACCAGGAAGAGATCTCATCCCTCTTGTCTCAGATTGTTGAGCTTCAACATAAACTCAAAGAAGTAAGGGAATGCTGATGAAGAGTGTAAcgcgcacgtgtgtgtgtgtgtgtgtgcgcgggcGCGCCAGTGCTTACAGCAGGTAAAAATTGACTTGCAAGCCAGGGGGTTGTACTGCAAGGGAGTGGCTGTTTCAGGAAAGTATGGCAGAGAATCAACTCTCGGGGAAACTGGCTGAGAAAATGATGAGCACCTTTTTGTGCTTTCAGCATGTGATTGAAAAGGAGGAGCTGAAACTTCACTTACAAGCTTCCAAAGATGCTCAGAGACAACTGACAGCAGAGGTACTTAAGGCTTCTTTGTATATACTTTAGATAAATGTTTGGAATACaatacaagagaaagaaaagtaagagAATGGGAactattgctttttaattatgtagggcttttcatttttcattgtggTTGGAGTCATATGATTGGaggaaaagaataattatttttatttaagtctacacaaatatttttgtagttCACAGGAGTATGAAAGGCAAAGAAGGTGTTCCAAGTAGGGAGGTATTACTATTCTTAGTAGTTATGAGAAAAAGAATGGTTTAGTGTGAATATTACTGATTATATCAACAATACTGTAGCTCATTAGATTTTAAGGAagttcttttttttgcttcttttgcatCAGCAGTTACTGTATTTGCAGAGTTTTTCGATGTATTTTCCTTTGGATTTTGTcatactttttcctcttctgagtcTTAATTTGGACTTCATGGTTCACCACTAAAATCGGTGTGGGTGCTACGCTGACCGTTGTCCATTTCAGATGTTGGTATGTGCTGTGCAGTTGGAAAAATATTACAGTGTTGAATCAGTCAATGTAGGTTTCTGTATGAGTTAATTCAGtttcattctgtcttttctttgaaaCTTACTGGTATCACGTGATggcctcttttctctttcagctacATGAGTTGCAGGATCGGAATGCAGAGTGTCTAGGGATGTTGCACGAATCACAAGAAGAAGTGAAGTTGCTGCGCAGCAGAGCCAGCTCTGTTGCTTGTCTCTGCCACCCCCAGCCACATGGAGCATTTCCTGTGGTAATAAATACCGCTCGCATGGCGTACACCTACCAGCACACATGGCCTGTAGTAGCGTACAACTGTATGAGTAAAACAGCCATtacaggagctgcagcaggaacTATTTTGTAGTAGGCAAAAGAGCTATCTAATGGTTTTTCAATTCTTTAATGTGTACACTTCTGAGAGTTTTATGTATTAGGAAATTAACCATTCACTTGCCACATTGTGATactaaaactatttttcctttttgtatgcCTTTTCTGTTAAATAAGGGAGTTGGCATGTTCTACAGCTAGTGCTCAGTTGTGCTAGTATATTGTTCAATGTTGATGTGAATTTTATAACTTGACAGCGTTTCTTTAAGAAACAAAGCATCTTTTCAAGAGttcaaagagtatttttttttcctttatgtagtTTATGATGTAATTTGATGTCCTTATTTTGTGAGATCAGAAATGCATGACCTTAGACTGATTGCCAGAGATTACTATATCAATGGAAAAGGGTTAAaggcatttgttttcctcttcttattAGTGTCAGGTATGTTCTGATTACTGTGCTCTCAAAAATTTCTGGACTGTGCTGGGAATTTGTcaggttttggttggttgttctGTGTATACAGAATCCCTCATGTACGTGTTTGGCCTTGTAGGAAGTGCTCTTACAATTGTAGCTTAACTTAAGAAACCAACAAAAAGAGTACCAAGAAAAAGCAGATGTAGCTAATGAAAACTGGTTATACAGACGTGTAGTTATGGTGGAAAACTCCCCCCATGCCCTTCCTTCAGAGACCGAAGGGTTTGTCTGAATCGTACTGATACCAGGGAAACAAATGGAGATTTTTTGAGTACTTTTTTAGGAATGTTTTCTGCTAAAATTGTTAGGAGGAAGACTTGAATCTAGTTTGTCGACTCTTctggctttcatttttctctagGATTCCCTTGCAGCAGAAATTGAAGGGACAATGCGGAAGGAATTGAATCAGGGTGATGAATCTGTTCTCTCCAAGCAAAAGTATGTTTTCAGCTCTCTATGTgctatttcaatatttttccatACGGTTGTATTAAGTAAGGTGAAACTGATTTCTGGAAATCTATAAATGTGAATGTTCCCTCTATAATAAGTTTTCTACGTAACttaataaaaaaagctttgtagTATTTGGTAATCTTTTCAACTTTGAAACCTACTATTCTTATTTGATTGTATGAGAAAGTTGGGAATTTGCTAAAAGGATGttatttcattctttaatttGTGAGATTTTTGATGCAAATGCTTTGATGCACAGCACTAGTTTTATCCCTTTTAATGCTTATAGAAAAATTCTCAGGCAAATGAAATTACAGCTGAAAGATTGATAACAGTTTCCAAAGCCCTGAAGACCTGTTCCTGGATCTCTTACTTCTGagcaagaaataataaattaaatatatgcttCAGAaagtatatataaattaaataaataaaatatatgctcCTGAACGTTCTCAATAGAGGTTCTCAATAGAGGTTCAGGTCTTTCAGGTCGAAGTAAGTGGCAATTCTCATATTTAATAGCGTAGTACTCCTAAAAACATGAGTGCCTTAGGCAATCATGTTTTTCTGGGCTTAAGTCTTTTTAGTCAGGTCTCTGCAGACTTTTGACAGTCTGTTGTTCAGAGTTTTTTCTTCATTATATCTTTTTCAATATGCTTCTGAAAACCAtatttgtttgcttgtctttTCTGCAGGGGTCAACAGAAACGAGTATTTGACACTGTCAAGGTTGCTAATGTCACTCGTGGCCgctcctcttcctttcctgcccCATTGCCAATCCCTGGCTCTAACCGGCCAAGTGCTGTTATGACAGCAAAGCCCTTCCAGTCTGGTGTACACCAGTTGGAAAGCCATACACGGATGAACCAGAGGAGCAGCTCTGAGAAGAATTTGAAGTAGGAAACACAGCCTGTTATCTTCTTTCTAAACTAACTGATTCAAAACTAAGTCGAGACTGGACCTCTTCTGTGTAAGAGAGAAATAGTTAATTTAATGGCGTTAATATCTATTATTATTTGATGTTTCTCACAGAGACACTCATAATCCTGGCCAGCCGGGAACCCCTGGAGACAATGACTTAGTCACAGCTCTGCACAGGCTCTCCCTCCGTCGTCAGAACTACCTGAGTGAGAAGCAGTTCTTTGAGGAGGATTGGGAGcgaaaaatgcatttgctggcTGAGCAGAAAGAAGGGGCTAGTGGCTGTAGTACGCCGACAGAAAGCTGTTTTTCCCTGGGTACAAACGCAGAATTCACTGATCTCTCTGCCAGCTCTAGTAATCTCCGTGTCCTCCTACCAGAAAAATTGCAAATTGTCAAACCCATTGAAGGTAAGAGGATGATCTTCCTTCTCTCATCAGCAGAAAAGGATTTTACATTAATTTGCCAACTAAATAATCGTTGCTGTGTGTATAGCTAGGTATGATATGCAGTAAGGGAAGCAGTAGTATTTGGTAGGCTACGTGCCAACTAGCTCATCAGTATCACTTTCTACTTGTCTTTCTTATATGGTGCTAAGTGTTAGGCTTTTTCTTGGCATTGCCATCCAAGTGCATCATGTGTATCACAACGTTGGCACCAGTTGGCTGGAGTTGTTTTGATGATGAATTCTTGTAACTCAGTACAATAGTAGGTAATGGCTCTCTGGGACTCTTCTCTTCTGTCACACCAGGATCTCAGACCCTTTTTCATTGGCAGCAGCTTGCTCGACCCAACCTAGGCACCATTCTTGACCCAAGGCCAGGTGTTGTTACAAAAGGTTTTACCCCTCTGTCTGATGATACTGTGTACCACATCTCTGACTTGGAGGAGGATGATGAGGAAGAAGGTGAAGGAGGTATAACATTTCAAGTGCAACAGTCCTTCCCGGAGGAAAAGAAATGTACAGTGGCAAAGCCAGTGGCAGGGATTTTCCTGCCACCTATTACTTCAGCAGCAGTACCACTCACCGGTAAGAAGCATGGTTAGTGTTTTATCCTCTTTTGATTTTGCAGTGTCTTTTTCTCAATGGGAAGTATTTGACCTTGCAACAATGTTGTCTTCGCTGTCTTTGttctttacttaaaaagaaaaaaatcggCAGTGATAACAACATTATCTTAAACTTTGCTTTGATTAGTTCTTATCTGTCTGTATTTTTACCCTCAATGGATGTAAATTTTCCACGTTGCAGCCTCGAATCCGGGGAAGTGTCTGTCTTCCACAAATTCCACATTTACCTTTACTACCTGTAGGATCCTTCACCCAACTGATGTCACTCAAGTTACTCCCAGGTATGATGACTGCTGACATCCTAAATGTTGCTACATAGGATTAAACAGTTGCTTTCTGGCTTCTGGTATATGGaccagttttaaaaaataccaagGCAGCTAGGTAACACATGGAATGTTACTCATACAAATAGTTGTTGTTACAAAAGGGAAACTTGAAATCCTCTAGAGTGAGAGTTAAAACAGGTTAGGGTAACCTAAATTAAGTAAATTTATACTCTTAAATAGCAAATGCCTTGTATCATATacctattgtaaaaaaaaaaatactgtttctatgatagtttttttttctgattctgtcataattttttaaaactaagttATTAATGGACATCTATGTTGATATTCTGTCTAATACAGTATAGGTGGCCACAGAAGGTAAATTCATTGGTACTTACACCAAAACCTCTCTGTCAACCTAGTATCTtctaaatattttgcagaacaatAATTTTGAATCTACTAAAGCTGAAACTGCTAATAGCAATAGTTTACTTTTTCTCAAGCCTTCTATGTACTAAAGGGCAAATATAGAGCAGAGCAGGTATAAAGATGTCTAATGTGTGCatcttctctgtttcatttttattttatttcagctccATGGGTGcctcattttcacttggaaatACTGGCAGCAGTATTGGAAACCCAGTAGCGAGCACTCCAGCCATTTCTTACAGGCTTAATATTGGAGAATTTCTCACCAATAGAAGAGATTCAACTACTACTTTCAGCAGCACGAGCAGCCTGGCTAAACTTTTGCAAGAACGAGGCATCTCTGCCAAGGTTTACGATAGCCCCGTATTAGAAAAACTGCCTTTGCTACAGCCCCCTCGAACTCTCCCCATTCCTTCTACTCCACCAAATTCTCCCTCGCGTTCACCTTGTCCTTCCCCTCCACTATTTGAGCCTCGAGTGCATCACTCAGAAAATTTCCTAGCTTCGCGACCAGCAGAAACATTCTTGCAAGAAATGTATGGCCTAAAGCCCTCCCGTAACGCTTCAGACGTGGGCCAGCTGAAGATGAACCTAGTGGACAGACTGAAGAGGCTGGGTATTGCCAGGGTGATCAAGCCCCCCGAGACACAGGACCGCAGGAAGAATCAGGGGCCAGAGGTTAGCTTGCGGAGGCAGGACTCGGCTGTGTTTTTAAATGCAGGTAGCAACTTAATGGCAGGACTGAGAAGAAACCAGAGTCTTCCAGCCATGGTTGGAGCATTGGGAGCTCCAGTTTGCACGCAGTCATCAAAAATGGATATCCTAAAGG
Protein-coding sequences here:
- the TRAK2 gene encoding trafficking kinesin-binding protein 2 isoform X5, with protein sequence MNFDHRGLESISDVCSSEDLPEVELVSMLEEQLPDYKLRVDSLYLYENQDWIQSPACHGRLPEIASPVRDEEPFRYMILGTDKVEQKTYSDADMVKHLLAEKDRDLELAARIGQALLKRNHLLTEQNEALEEQLGQTLDRVNQLQHELSKKDDLLRIVSIASEESETDSSCSTPLRFNESFNVSHDLLQLDVLQDKLRELEEENLALRSKACHLKTETITYEEKEQQLVNDCVKELREYPGRISQWQNGQTNAQISRITEELSEKSEELVRYQEEISSLLSQIVELQHKLKEHVIEKEELKLHLQASKDAQRQLTAELHELQDRNAECLGMLHESQEEVKLLRSRASSVACLCHPQPHGAFPVDSLAAEIEGTMRKELNQGDESVLSKQKGQQKRVFDTVKVANVTRGRSSSFPAPLPIPGSNRPSAVMTAKPFQSGVHQLESHTRMNQRSSSEKNLKDTHNPGQPGTPGDNDLVTALHRLSLRRQNYLSEKQFFEEDWERKMHLLAEQKEGASGCSTPTESCFSLGTNAEFTDLSASSSNLRVLLPEKLQIVKPIEGSQTLFHWQQLARPNLGTILDPRPGVVTKGFTPLSDDTVYHISDLEEDDEEEGEGGITFQVQQSFPEEKKCTVAKPVAGIFLPPITSAAVPLTGKKHASNPGKCLSSTNSTFTFTTCRILHPTDVTQVTPSSMGASFSLGNTGSSIGNPVASTPAISYRLNIGEFLTNRRDSTTTFSSTSSLAKLLQERGISAKVYDSPVLEKLPLLQPPRTLPIPSTPPNSPSRSPCPSPPLFEPRVHHSENFLASRPAETFLQEMYGLKPSRNASDVGQLKMNLVDRLKRLGIARVIKPPETQDRRKNQGPEVSLRRQDSAVFLNAGSNLMAGLRRNQSLPAMVGALGAPVCTQSSKMDILKED
- the TRAK2 gene encoding trafficking kinesin-binding protein 2 isoform X6, whose protein sequence is MNFDHRGLESISDVCSSEDLPEVELVSMLEEQLPDYKLRVDSLYLYENQDWIQSPACHGRLPEIASPVRDEEPFRYMILGTDKVEQKTYSDADMVKHLLAEKDRDLELAARIGQALLKRNHLLTEQNEALEEQLGQTLDRVNQLQHELSKKDDLLRIVSIASEESETDSSCSTPLRFNESFNVSHDLLQLDVLQDKLRELEEENLALRSKACHLKTETITYEEKEQQLVNDCVKELRQTNAQISRITEELSEKSEELVRYQEEISSLLSQIVELQHKLKEHVIEKEELKLHLQASKDAQRQLTAELHELQDRNAECLGMLHESQEEVKLLRSRASSVACLCHPQPHGAFPVDSLAAEIEGTMRKELNQGDESVLSKQKGQQKRVFDTVKVANVTRGRSSSFPAPLPIPGSNRPSAVMTAKPFQSGVHQLESHTRMNQRSSSEKNLKDTHNPGQPGTPGDNDLVTALHRLSLRRQNYLSEKQFFEEDWERKMHLLAEQKEGASGCSTPTESCFSLGTNAEFTDLSASSSNLRVLLPEKLQIVKPIEGSQTLFHWQQLARPNLGTILDPRPGVVTKGFTPLSDDTVYHISDLEEDDEEEGEGGITFQVQQSFPEEKKCTVAKPVAGIFLPPITSAAVPLTGKKHASNPGKCLSSTNSTFTFTTCRILHPTDVTQVTPSSMGASFSLGNTGSSIGNPVASTPAISYRLNIGEFLTNRRDSTTTFSSTSSLAKLLQERGISAKVYDSPVLEKLPLLQPPRTLPIPSTPPNSPSRSPCPSPPLFEPRVHHSENFLASRPAETFLQEMYGLKPSRNASDVGQLKMNLVDRLKRLGIARVIKPPETQDRRKNQGPEVSLRRQDSAVFLNAGSNLMAGLRRNQSLPAMVGALGAPVCTQSSKMDILKED